Proteins found in one Rhinolophus ferrumequinum isolate MPI-CBG mRhiFer1 chromosome 9, mRhiFer1_v1.p, whole genome shotgun sequence genomic segment:
- the AGO1 gene encoding protein argonaute-1 isoform X1, with translation MEAGPSGAAAGAYLPPLQQVFQAPRRPGIGTVGKPIKLLANYFEVDIPKIDVYHYEVDIKPDKCPRRVNREVVEYMVQHFKPQIFGDRKPVYDGKKNIYTVTALPIGNERVDFEVTIPGEGKDRIFKVSIKWLAIVSWRMLHEALVSGQIPVPLESVQALDVAMRHLASMRYTPVGRSFFSPPEGYYHPLGGGREVWFGFHQSVRPAMWKMMLNIDVSATAFYKAQPVIEFMCEVLDIRNIDEQPKPLTDSQRVRFTKEIKGLKVEVTHCGQMKRKYRVCNVTRRPASHQTFPLQLESGQTVECTVAQYFKQKYNLQLKYPHLPCLQVGQEQKHTYLPLEVCNIVAGQRCIKKLTDNQTSTMIKATARSAPDRQEEISRLMKNASYNLDPYIQEFGIKVKDDMTEVTGRVLPAPILQYGGRVSRNRAIATPNQGVWDMRGKQFYNGIEIKVWAIACFAPQKQCREEVLKNFTDQLRKISKDAGMPIQGQPCFCKYAQGADSVEPMFRHLKNTYSGLQLIIVILPGKTPVYAEVKRVGDTLLGMATQCVQVKNVVKTSPQTLSNLCLKINVKLGGINNILVPHQRSAVFQQPVIFLGADVTHPPAGDGKKPSITAVVGSMDAHPSRYCATVRVQRPRQEIIEDLSYMVRELLIQFYKSTRFKPTRIIFYRDGVPEGQLPQILHYELLAIRDACIKLEKDYQPGITYIVVQKRHHTRLFCADKNERIGKSGNIPAGTTVDTNITHPFEFDFYLCSHAGIQGTSRPSHYYVLWDDNRFTADELQILTYQLCHTYVRCTRSVSIPAPAYYARLVAFRARYHLVDKEHDSGEGSHISGQSNGRDPQALAKAVQVHQDTLRTMYFA, from the exons GGAAGTGGTGGAATACATGGTCCAGCATTTCAAGCCTCAGATCTTTGGCGATCGCAAGCCCGTGTATGATGGAAAGAAGAACATTTACACTGTCACAGCACTGCCCATTGGCAATGAACGG GTTGACTTTGAGGTGACAATCCCTGGAGAAGGGAAGGATCGAATATTCAAGGTCTCCATCAAGTGGCTAGCCATTGTGAGCTGGCGCATGCTACATGAAGCTCTGGTCAGTGGCCAGATCCCTGTTCCCCTGGAGTCTGTGCAAGCCCTGGATGTGGCCATGAGGCACCTGGCATCCATGAG GTACACCCCCGTGGGCCGCTCCTTCTTCTCACCGCCTGAGGGCTACTACCACCCGCTGGGGGGTGGGCGCGAGGTCTGGTTCGGCTTTCACCAGTCTGTGCGCCCTGCCATGTGGAAGATGATGCTCAACATTGATG TCTCAGCCACGGCCTTCTACAAGGCGCAGCCGGTGATTGAGTTCATGTGTGAGGTGCTGGACATCAGGAACATAGACGAGCAGCCCAAGCCCCTCACGGACTCCCAACGTGTGCGCTTCACGAAGGAGATCAAGG GCCTGAAGGTGGAGGTGACCCACTGTGGACAGATGAAGAGGAAATATCGCGTGTGTAATGTTACCCGCCGTCCTGCCAGCCATCAGAC GTTTCCCTTGCAGCTGGAGAGTGGACAGACTGTGGAGTGCACAGTGGCACAGTATTTCAAGCAGAAATATAACCTTCAGCTCAAGTATCCCCACCTGCCATGCCTGCAAGTTGGCCAGGAACAAAAGCATACCTACCTGCCCCTAGAG GTCTGTAACATTGTGGCTGGGCAGCGCTGCATTAAGAAGCTGACGGACAACCAGACTTCCACCATGATAAAGGCCACAGCGCGGTCGGCCCCAGACCGACAGGAGGAGATCAGCCGCCTG ATGAAGAATGCCAGCTATAACCTAGATCCCTACATCCAGGAATTTGGGATCAAAGTGAAAGATGACATGACGGAGGTGACGGGACGAGTGCTGCCGGCGCCCATCTTGCAATATGGCGGCCGGGTGAGCAGG AATCGGGCCATTGCCACACCCAATCAGGGTGTCTGGGACATGCGGGGGAAACAGTTCTACAATGGGATTGAGATCAAAGTCTGGGCCATCGCCTGCTTCGCACCCCAAAAACAGTGTCGAGAAGAGGTGCTCAA GAACTTCACAGACCAGCTGCGGAAGATTTCCAAGGATGCAGGGATGCCCATCCAGGGCCAGCCTTGCTTCTGCAAGTACGCGCAGGGGGCAGACAGCGTGGAGCCCATGTTCCGGCATCTCAAGAACACCTACTCTGGGCTGCAGCTCATTATCGTCATCCTGCCAGGGAAGACGCCAGTGTATG CTGAGGTGAAACGTGTTGGAGATACACTCTTAGGAATGGCTACACAGTGTGTGCAAGTGAAGAACGTGGTCAAGACCTCGCCTCAGACTCTGTCCAACCTCTGCCTGAAGATCAATGTCAAACTTGGTGGCATTAACAACATCCTAGTCCCACACCAGCG CTCTGCAGTCTTTCAACAGCCAGTGATATTCCTGGGAGCAGATGTTACACACCCCCCAGCAGGCGATGGGAAAAAACCTTCTATCACCGCA GTGGTAGGCAGTATGGATGCCCACCCCAGCCGTTACTGTGCTACCGTGCGGGTGCAGCGACCTCGGCAGGAGATCATTGAAGACTTATCCTACATGGTGCGTGAGCTGCTCATCCAGTTCTACAAGTCCACCCGCTTCAAGCCGACGCGCATCATCTTCTACCGAGATGGGGTTCCTGAAGGCCAGCTCCCCCAG ATCCTCCACTATGAGCTGCTGGCTATTCGTGATGCCTGCATCAAACTGGAAAAGGACTACCAACCTGGGATCACTTATATTGTGGTGCAAAAACGCCATCACACCCGCCTTTTCTGTGCTGACAAGAATGAGCGA ATTGGGAAGAGTGGTAACATCCCAGCTGGGACCACTGTGGACACCAACATCACCCACCCATTTGAGTTTGACTTCTATCTGTGCAGCCACGCAGGCATCCAG GGTACCAGCCGACCATCCCATTACTATGTCCTTTGGGATGACAACCGTTTCACAGCGGATGAGCTCCAGATCTTGACTTACCAGCTATGCCACACTTATGTACGATGCACACGCTCCGTCTCTATCCCAGCACCTGCCTACTATGCCCGCCTGGTGGCTTTTCGGGCACGATACCACCTAGTGGACAAGGAACATGACAG tggaGAGGGGAGCCACATATCGGGGCAGAGCAATGGGCGggacccccaggccctggccaaAGCCGTGCAGGTTCACCAGGATACTCTGCGCACCATGTACTTCGCTTGA
- the AGO1 gene encoding protein argonaute-1 isoform X2, producing MEAGPSGAAAGAYLPPLQQVFQAPRRPGIGTVGKPIKLLANYFEVDIPKIDVYHYEVDIKPDKCPRRVNREVVEYMVQHFKPQIFGDRKPVYDGKKNIYTVTALPIGNERVDFEVTIPGEGKDRIFKVSIKWLAIVSWRMLHEALVSGQIPVPLESVQALDVAMRHLASMRYTPVGRSFFSPPEGYYHPLGGGREVWFGFHQSVRPAMWKMMLNIDVSATAFYKAQPVIEFMCEVLDIRNIDEQPKPLTDSQRVRFTKEIKGLKVEVTHCGQMKRKYRVCNVTRRPASHQTFPLQLESGQTVECTVAQYFKQKYNLQLKYPHLPCLQVGQEQKHTYLPLEVCNIVAGQRCIKKLTDNQTSTMIKATARSAPDRQEEISRLMKNASYNLDPYIQEFGIKVKDDMTEVTGRVLPAPILQYGGRNRAIATPNQGVWDMRGKQFYNGIEIKVWAIACFAPQKQCREEVLKNFTDQLRKISKDAGMPIQGQPCFCKYAQGADSVEPMFRHLKNTYSGLQLIIVILPGKTPVYAEVKRVGDTLLGMATQCVQVKNVVKTSPQTLSNLCLKINVKLGGINNILVPHQRSAVFQQPVIFLGADVTHPPAGDGKKPSITAVVGSMDAHPSRYCATVRVQRPRQEIIEDLSYMVRELLIQFYKSTRFKPTRIIFYRDGVPEGQLPQILHYELLAIRDACIKLEKDYQPGITYIVVQKRHHTRLFCADKNERIGKSGNIPAGTTVDTNITHPFEFDFYLCSHAGIQGTSRPSHYYVLWDDNRFTADELQILTYQLCHTYVRCTRSVSIPAPAYYARLVAFRARYHLVDKEHDSGEGSHISGQSNGRDPQALAKAVQVHQDTLRTMYFA from the exons GGAAGTGGTGGAATACATGGTCCAGCATTTCAAGCCTCAGATCTTTGGCGATCGCAAGCCCGTGTATGATGGAAAGAAGAACATTTACACTGTCACAGCACTGCCCATTGGCAATGAACGG GTTGACTTTGAGGTGACAATCCCTGGAGAAGGGAAGGATCGAATATTCAAGGTCTCCATCAAGTGGCTAGCCATTGTGAGCTGGCGCATGCTACATGAAGCTCTGGTCAGTGGCCAGATCCCTGTTCCCCTGGAGTCTGTGCAAGCCCTGGATGTGGCCATGAGGCACCTGGCATCCATGAG GTACACCCCCGTGGGCCGCTCCTTCTTCTCACCGCCTGAGGGCTACTACCACCCGCTGGGGGGTGGGCGCGAGGTCTGGTTCGGCTTTCACCAGTCTGTGCGCCCTGCCATGTGGAAGATGATGCTCAACATTGATG TCTCAGCCACGGCCTTCTACAAGGCGCAGCCGGTGATTGAGTTCATGTGTGAGGTGCTGGACATCAGGAACATAGACGAGCAGCCCAAGCCCCTCACGGACTCCCAACGTGTGCGCTTCACGAAGGAGATCAAGG GCCTGAAGGTGGAGGTGACCCACTGTGGACAGATGAAGAGGAAATATCGCGTGTGTAATGTTACCCGCCGTCCTGCCAGCCATCAGAC GTTTCCCTTGCAGCTGGAGAGTGGACAGACTGTGGAGTGCACAGTGGCACAGTATTTCAAGCAGAAATATAACCTTCAGCTCAAGTATCCCCACCTGCCATGCCTGCAAGTTGGCCAGGAACAAAAGCATACCTACCTGCCCCTAGAG GTCTGTAACATTGTGGCTGGGCAGCGCTGCATTAAGAAGCTGACGGACAACCAGACTTCCACCATGATAAAGGCCACAGCGCGGTCGGCCCCAGACCGACAGGAGGAGATCAGCCGCCTG ATGAAGAATGCCAGCTATAACCTAGATCCCTACATCCAGGAATTTGGGATCAAAGTGAAAGATGACATGACGGAGGTGACGGGACGAGTGCTGCCGGCGCCCATCTTGCAATATGGCGGCCGG AATCGGGCCATTGCCACACCCAATCAGGGTGTCTGGGACATGCGGGGGAAACAGTTCTACAATGGGATTGAGATCAAAGTCTGGGCCATCGCCTGCTTCGCACCCCAAAAACAGTGTCGAGAAGAGGTGCTCAA GAACTTCACAGACCAGCTGCGGAAGATTTCCAAGGATGCAGGGATGCCCATCCAGGGCCAGCCTTGCTTCTGCAAGTACGCGCAGGGGGCAGACAGCGTGGAGCCCATGTTCCGGCATCTCAAGAACACCTACTCTGGGCTGCAGCTCATTATCGTCATCCTGCCAGGGAAGACGCCAGTGTATG CTGAGGTGAAACGTGTTGGAGATACACTCTTAGGAATGGCTACACAGTGTGTGCAAGTGAAGAACGTGGTCAAGACCTCGCCTCAGACTCTGTCCAACCTCTGCCTGAAGATCAATGTCAAACTTGGTGGCATTAACAACATCCTAGTCCCACACCAGCG CTCTGCAGTCTTTCAACAGCCAGTGATATTCCTGGGAGCAGATGTTACACACCCCCCAGCAGGCGATGGGAAAAAACCTTCTATCACCGCA GTGGTAGGCAGTATGGATGCCCACCCCAGCCGTTACTGTGCTACCGTGCGGGTGCAGCGACCTCGGCAGGAGATCATTGAAGACTTATCCTACATGGTGCGTGAGCTGCTCATCCAGTTCTACAAGTCCACCCGCTTCAAGCCGACGCGCATCATCTTCTACCGAGATGGGGTTCCTGAAGGCCAGCTCCCCCAG ATCCTCCACTATGAGCTGCTGGCTATTCGTGATGCCTGCATCAAACTGGAAAAGGACTACCAACCTGGGATCACTTATATTGTGGTGCAAAAACGCCATCACACCCGCCTTTTCTGTGCTGACAAGAATGAGCGA ATTGGGAAGAGTGGTAACATCCCAGCTGGGACCACTGTGGACACCAACATCACCCACCCATTTGAGTTTGACTTCTATCTGTGCAGCCACGCAGGCATCCAG GGTACCAGCCGACCATCCCATTACTATGTCCTTTGGGATGACAACCGTTTCACAGCGGATGAGCTCCAGATCTTGACTTACCAGCTATGCCACACTTATGTACGATGCACACGCTCCGTCTCTATCCCAGCACCTGCCTACTATGCCCGCCTGGTGGCTTTTCGGGCACGATACCACCTAGTGGACAAGGAACATGACAG tggaGAGGGGAGCCACATATCGGGGCAGAGCAATGGGCGggacccccaggccctggccaaAGCCGTGCAGGTTCACCAGGATACTCTGCGCACCATGTACTTCGCTTGA